The DNA sequence TGACTTGTTCGAGGAACTGTGTCATGTTCCTTAAACCTGAATGCTTGAATCTGTCCCGGTTTAACTTGTATTGCTGGTATTTATGTTTCGGAATTCTGTAGTTATAGGCATTAAGCCATTATGACTCGAATTCAGTTGTTTGCAAATAAGTTAAATGACTTGAAATCTTGTATGGTCTTGGCATGAATATGTTAATGAGCTGAAATATAACCAGGGGATCTAATGTATAGCTCTATGAAATTTGGGATTGTATACCATTAGGCAGTTGAGGAAAAGTGCTTTTGCTGGTTGCAATAGCAAGGAAGTGAACAAATTTGGTGACATAAATTTGTGACCGCTCAACATGATTTTATTTGGTTGATGTCTTGACAGATGCCGACCAATAGTTTGGTGACTTGGCCACGGGATTGCTATGAAAACAAAAACtaagaaattattattattcgtTAGTCAGTTGAAAGAAACGTCGGCAGGGCCCTgaatatcaaaaaaatcagCCCGACATCAAAATATCACTGAAACATTAGTTTTCTACAAAATCACATTCGTGTGATATAGGGTGACATAACATGTCAAAAGGAAAATAGCTAACAAACAGGAACTACAGCGGCTGTTTGACAAAAGCTTTCATCTGTTTGGTTAAAAAATTTACAAGTCAATGTTTTACTTATTATTTCTGATTTATAAGTCAAAATTTAATAAGTTGAAATTCGTAACTTTTACGGTGACTTTCTTTTATAACAATTGACTTTACAAAAATGTGTAAAtcactttaaaagataatttatattaatataaatatataagtcaaaaattactcCTTTTCGTGTAACTTCTCTCCTATAATctataaatatctttttaaaataaggTAAAGTGGACCTTAAGTATTAATCATAAGAAGATAAAATAGTAAAagaatttcttttctttatcagTTGCTTgtagttttaacttttaagcttTGTTAACAGTAAGAATTTTAGATTGCATGTCTGCTGCCTTTTGTGGGTTTCTTCCTGTTACACTAATAGTCTAATTCTGCTTCACCTAGAGAGGAGCATCCATTTTGCTGCGTTGAAAAAGTCTCAATTTATGTCAAATTGTCAATTGACGCTTGTTGACAGTTGCTCGAATCAGGCGTATATTTGTGCATTTTTGTTTCTCGATAAATTCTTAATTGtcacagtatatatatatatatatatatatatatatatatatatatatatatatatattttaaagagaaatacaaattcaaattttaatagtcataaagttcaagaaaaataaatttataagaaatAAGATTTGGTATTTCTTTAATACAGCTCAAATTTATAGGTTATCTACAGATTTCACATGCAACCCATAAACAATTTTCTTCATATAAGAATTTTTAAGAGATATTTTTATTCGTTGAACTTAAAATCAATAGAAAAAATTATCTTTTCACATCTTCTATAACTTTTATTTATGATAGAACACTTTTTTTTAGAGagaaactagttgagaagccgcgcgttgcggcggcctataaaaattatgcttctaatatacccgaaactaaaaaggtaaattttttgatattttccatccaaaaattccagaaaattaaaaaaataaaacagagcgatgtgagaggcgcaaCTTACACACCTTCGCTTCTCCACcatattttcatgtatacaaataaatcatataaaaattaacaacaacaaacatgtacGAATTatgataaacaaaacaaatgttataaaataataaccaacaaacatacatattCTTTTCCCCTGTTTCAATTTGTCGACTCTCACATAGCGATCTATAATTACCTTTGCTTGCATAaatagccttcacttatcgttgcagaagaacggcaccatcgAGTTGGAAATCAAGCAATAGAACTATCGCGAGAGAGAGGTtgagttgtggtattgagagaaagGAGGTTGtctttagatgatccaaaaccctacaatctataggggtatttatagatgcagagagacttgtgtgatactctttcccataattaaataatctgaaacaaaatcatattaaaactttcaaactactgtattccataaataatctgaaacaaaatcaaattctgaaacttgtttctaatatacccgaaactaaaaaaggtagtttgtgctactctttcccataattaaataatctgaaacaaaatcagattaaaactttcaaactactatattccataaatagtctgaaacaaaatcagattctaaaacttgcttccaatatacccgaaactaaaaaagatatttctaatttttgatatttttcatccaaaaatttcagaaaattagaaaaatagaacgtaGCGATGTGACAGGctccacctacacgcccctcgcttctcctttatataagtatattgatattgatttatGATAGAACACTTGAAATTCTATATATAAACAatactattataaaataaaataatcatgtgCCAATTCATTAATAACTAACTATCAAGAATATGTTAGGTACATTGCGAATATACTCaccttaatttttatatttaaacgtGATTGTGAGTAAACAGCACATAATCATCATACAACACATGTAAAAAATGTATCGAGACTATTTACTACATGTTTTATAAAATctctaaattaatttatatatataaaaaaagaaaataaaaagcaaaaccCATGAAAGGCTAACCTAAGCCCAAAAGTGCGCAGAATAAGAAACCAACTTTTCACCCACCCAATCAATCCTCCCCTTTGCTCCTAATATACTTGTCCTCCATCCCATGCCACCTCTCCTCAAACTCACTTTCCTCATCTCCTCCTCTCTCCCCCACCGCCACAATTCTCTCCTCCGTCGCTCCGCCGCCCCTCTCTCCTCGCCGCCGCCCTCTCTCCGCCGGATTCTCAAatctctcccaatctctcccACTCTCTCCCGCCCCCAATCACAATCATTCAATTTACATTCAATTACTTGTAaccgagagagagagggagcgaGGTTTGTCTTTCTGGCTCGCTTTTCGAGACGAGGATTAGGAGGAGGAAGAGGAGGTAGTGGTGGTTCGGGTCTGTTTGCTGAAATGGGATCCGAAACCAATAATGTTAATCACGGAGATGATAATGataatcatcattttttaaatagttatgataataataaaaattcatcGGTTTCGTCTTCTTTGCTTAAGCAGAATGTTCATAATTATAATTGTGATAATGATGATCGGTGCAATGAGCTAGCTGAGTCGCCGTCAAAGCAGCCGCGCCATCAATCTACTAAATTACTTACATTGCCTACTATTTTAACAATTGGCCGTGTTGCTGCTGTTCCGCTTATTGTTTGCAGTAAGTTTTGGTTATTTCACAATTGGAATGCTTGTTTTGCTTTTAGGAATATCTAGTTTGTCTctaaatgtgtgtgtgtttgaaaGAGTCGGTTTGATTATCGATACAAGCTGTCTGTGTTGATTGGATGGTTTGATAACTTAGAATGCGATAATTTTATCAGGGAAAATTTGCTTTGTTGATAGAAACATTATGACAAACACAGTGTTGCATTAATGCACAGGAATTTACAGTTTACATTCTTAGTTATCAAGTCTTGTTGTGAATCTGTTTAGTTGTTCTAGAAATTATGATGTGATGATCTTCATTTTAAGATGGGAGCTTTATTAATATTACTATTTAGAAAGCACTGAACTTGTCATTGGATTAGTGCAGTTTAGGGGTGAGAGGGCTTAATAGACTTGTCCTTTAATGTGAGCTTTGATGCCATGTTAAGTCAGCGCACTCCAAAAACCTTGCGGTTCTAGGAACTTAGGATCGAAGAATATTGTGAATATAAAGGTGCAAGAGAATCATTTTAAGAGGAAGAGTGATCAATATGAAAGGCTTTAGATTTTCTGCAATGAGTTTCTGAAGGACATGAGTTAAAGCACGAAGGAGCATATTTGTAGGATTATCTCtgagttttattttttgaacgAGAAGGAAGAAGTAATGAAATTCTCAATATTTACCCCAATTCTGAAATGGTTTATCTATTCTAATCTGTTTCTACCAACCTATGGGATTTTAGTTACATAATTGGTTTGTCAATAGCTTGATCATCTTTCATAACATGGACTAACTAAGAATATATACTGCAGAATGCATCTGCTAATGATCATAAATGATAATCTCCTATTGTTCTGGATcatgatatataattaattttattattaaatttcgaggctgcatttttattttttttgagacAAAGTATTTCCACTTATTTCATTGCCTTGAAGTATTTGTGGCTTGCTTTGCTTGATATCTCTGCACCAATTAAGAGTGACCACAACCACTGTTAATTTTGTATAGCCTTTTATATGGATACCTGGTGGGGAACAACAGCTACAACAAGTATCTTCATTGCTGCAGCTATTACTGATTGGCTTGATGGGTACCTTGCTCGAAAGGTTTTTGCTGTGTTtgtttttaaaatcttttaatgCATGCAGATATATCTGCTTCATAATTTAGGATATAGTTAACCAATTGGCAATTGTACATTTTTGTTATTGACCAGATGAAGCTAGGAAGTGCATTTGGGGCTTTCTTGGATCCAGTAGCAGAtaaggtttttttttctttcctaTATAGTGgactttataaatatatgtggaCTTTACTGAGCTTAAACTCGTGAAGTAAAGCTTATAATGTAGCAGTGGGAAATATAAAAGTAATGTCcatattgagttcatatttaagaATTAAGAGTGATATATAAAACTGATTTTTGTTTTCATGGTTAATGACTGCAGCTTATGGTTGCTGCTACGCTTGTTCTGCTGTGTGCAAAACCTCCAGAAGTTGCTCTCTTTGAACAATTTCCATGGTTATTGACAATACCATCAATTGCAATAATTGGGAGAGAGGTAATGACCCATTACCTAAGCTTCATAGATAAAGATATTTATTCTGAAGGGGAAAATTGCTAAGTTCTATGATGAGTGAATTGATGGATGATACTCTTGTGGTGGTTATTTTTTCATTGCTAATTACAGTTACTGTTTTTATCAATATTATGTCGTTG is a window from the Daucus carota subsp. sativus chromosome 8, DH1 v3.0, whole genome shotgun sequence genome containing:
- the LOC108197437 gene encoding CDP-diacylglycerol--glycerol-3-phosphate 3-phosphatidyltransferase 2, which gives rise to MPPLLKLTFLISSSLPHRHNSLLRRSAAPLSSPPPSLRRILKSLPISPTLSRPQSQSFNLHSITCNREREGARFVFLARFSRRGLGGGRGGSGGSGLFAEMGSETNNVNHGDDNDNHHFLNSYDNNKNSSVSSSLLKQNVHNYNCDNDDRCNELAESPSKQPRHQSTKLLTLPTILTIGRVAAVPLIVCTFYMDTWWGTTATTSIFIAAAITDWLDGYLARKMKLGSAFGAFLDPVADKLMVAATLVLLCAKPPEVALFEQFPWLLTIPSIAIIGREITMSAVREWAASQSGNLSEAVAVNNLGKWKTATQMIALTILLAIRDSSLAGPGVLVTSGVTLLYISAWLAVWSLVVYMKKIWKVLLK